The Pleuronectes platessa chromosome 11, fPlePla1.1, whole genome shotgun sequence genome includes a window with the following:
- the rrh gene encoding visual pigment-like receptor peropsin, with amino-acid sequence MGIDSGVNISDDVAPYGGKSAFTQTEHNIVAGYLITAGVISLTSNIVVLLMFVKFKELRTATNFIIINLALTDVGVAGIGYPMSAASDIHGSWKFGYTGCQIYAALNIFFGMASIGLLTVVAIDRYLTICRPDIGQKMTMQSYNLLILAAWLNAVFWSSMPIVGWSGYAPDPTGATCTINWRQNDASFISYTMAVIVVNFVLPLSVMFYCYYNVSATVKRYKAGNCLDSINIDWSDQMDVTKMSMVMIVMFLVAWSPYSMVCLWASFGDPKTIPAAMAIIAPLFAKSSTFYNPCIYVIANKKFRRAIIGMVRCQSRQRITINTQVPLTTSQQPLTQ; translated from the exons ATGGGGATCGACTCTGGAGTTAATATTTCAGATGATGTTGCACCTTACGGAGGAAAAAGTGCCTTTACTCAAACGGAGCACAACATCGTGGCTGGATATCTTATTACTGCAG gaGTCATCAGTTTAACAAGCAACATCGTGGTGCTGCTCATGTTTGTGAAGTTCAAGGAGCTCCGCACGGCCACCAACTTCATTATAATCAACCTGGCATTAACTGATGTTGGAGTGGCTGGTATCGGCTATCCCATGTCAGCTGCCTCAGACATCCATGGCAGCTGGAAATTCGGCTACACTGGTTGTCAG ATCTATGCAGCTCTTAACATCTTCTTTGGCATGGCCAGTATCGGCCTGTTGACTGTGGTGGCCATCGACCGCTATCTCACCATCTGCAGACCAGACATAG GGCAGAAAATGACGATGCAATCATACAACCTTCTCATTCTGGCAGCGTGGCTGAATGCTGTGTTCTGGTCCTCCATGCCCATAGTGGGATGGTCTGGATATGCTCCTGACCCCACTGGAGCTACATGCACCATCAACTGGAGACAGAATGATGC CTCCTTCATCTCCTATACCATGGCAGTGATCGTAGTGAACTTTGTGTTGCCTctgtctgtcatgttttactgctaCTACAACGTGTCAGCCACTGTGAAGAGATACAAAGCCGGCAACTGCCTGGACAGCATCAACATCGACTGGTCGGATCAGATGGATGTCACCAAG ATGTCCATGGTGATGATTGTCATGTTCCTGGTGGCCTGGTCTCCCTACTCCATGGTGTGCCTCTGGGCATCCTTTGGTGACCCCAAGACCATACCTGCCGCGATGGCCATCATCGCTCCACTCTTTGCCAAGTCCTCCACTTTTTACAACCCCTGCATTTATGTTATTGCCAACAAAAA GTTCAGAAGAGCCATAATAGGAATGGTCCGATGTCAATCCAGGCAGCGGATCACCATCAATACCCAGGTTCCACTGACAACCTCCCAACAACCTCTGACCCAGTGA